The proteins below are encoded in one region of Streptomyces roseirectus:
- a CDS encoding carbohydrate ABC transporter permease, whose amino-acid sequence MTRRALARTLVYLSLILATLVVLLPLTVVLLTSLKTDDELARGDQALSLPDDFLNVHNYVTAFQDGHMLSAFGNTAVILLFSIAGTVLIGSMTAYAIDRFTFRLRKLVVALFLLAALVPGVTTQVATFQIVNGFGMFDTLWAPIALYMGTDIVSIYIFLQFVRSIPVSLDESARLDGANAFTIYRRIIFPLLKPAIATVVIVKGITVYNDFYIPFLYLPSQDHGVISTSLFRFKGPFSAHWETISAGAILVILPTLIIFLALQKFIYNGFTRGATR is encoded by the coding sequence ATGACGCGCCGCGCGCTCGCCCGCACCCTCGTGTACCTCTCCCTGATCCTCGCCACCCTCGTCGTCCTGCTCCCGCTGACGGTCGTCCTGCTGACGTCCCTGAAGACGGACGACGAACTCGCGCGCGGCGACCAGGCGTTGTCCCTGCCGGACGACTTCCTCAACGTCCACAACTACGTCACGGCGTTCCAGGACGGCCACATGCTGTCCGCCTTCGGCAACACGGCGGTCATCCTGCTGTTCTCGATCGCCGGGACCGTCCTGATCGGTTCGATGACGGCCTACGCGATCGACCGCTTCACCTTCCGCCTGCGCAAGTTGGTGGTCGCGCTCTTCCTCCTGGCGGCCCTGGTCCCCGGCGTCACGACCCAGGTGGCGACCTTCCAGATCGTCAACGGCTTCGGCATGTTCGACACCCTCTGGGCACCCATCGCCCTCTACATGGGCACCGACATCGTCTCGATCTACATCTTCCTGCAGTTCGTCCGCTCGATCCCCGTCTCGCTGGACGAATCGGCCCGCCTCGACGGCGCGAACGCCTTCACGATCTACCGCCGCATCATCTTCCCGCTGCTGAAACCGGCGATCGCGACGGTGGTGATCGTCAAGGGCATCACCGTCTACAACGACTTCTACATCCCGTTCCTCTACCTGCCCTCCCAGGACCACGGCGTCATCTCGACGTCCCTGTTCCGCTTCAAGGGCCCCTTCAGCGCGCACTGGGAGACGATCTCGGCCGGGGCGATCCTGGTGATCCTCCCGACCTTGATCATCTTCCTGGCGCTCCAGAAGTTCATCTACAACGGGTTCACGCGGGGAGCGACGCGATGA
- a CDS encoding carbohydrate ABC transporter permease, which translates to MADLAHQTTRAPGRGGARKGTRPGRPAPVPARPPRRARLLRGLTPWLFLLAPLALLITFTYVPIVNMVGYSFTDWDGVSPELRYTGGENYRELATRPDLFEVFFVSGYYLAASAVQIVAALYFATILSFNVRFRNFFKGVLFFPYLINGVAIGFVFLYFFQDGGTLDSVLALFGVHTDHAWLGTPVSANTSLAGVSVWRYLGLNFVLFLGAIQSIPGELYEASELDGANRWHQFRHIIAPGIKPVLTLTVILSVSGSLAAFEIPYIMTGGATGTETFVIQTVKLAFQFNKTGLASACAVVLLLIVLAVTWIQRRLVPDDRVDLT; encoded by the coding sequence ATGGCGGACCTCGCACATCAGACCACCAGGGCGCCGGGCCGGGGCGGCGCACGGAAGGGCACCCGGCCCGGCCGGCCCGCGCCCGTGCCCGCCCGGCCCCCGCGCCGCGCCCGCCTCCTGCGGGGCCTCACCCCCTGGCTGTTCCTCCTCGCGCCGCTCGCCCTGCTGATCACCTTCACGTACGTCCCGATCGTCAACATGGTCGGCTACAGCTTCACCGACTGGGACGGCGTCAGCCCCGAGCTGCGCTACACGGGCGGCGAGAACTACCGCGAACTCGCCACCAGGCCCGACCTGTTCGAGGTGTTCTTCGTCAGCGGCTACTACCTCGCCGCGTCCGCCGTGCAGATCGTCGCCGCGCTCTACTTCGCGACGATCCTCAGCTTCAATGTCCGGTTCCGGAACTTCTTCAAGGGCGTGCTCTTCTTCCCGTACCTGATCAACGGGGTCGCCATCGGGTTCGTGTTCCTGTACTTCTTCCAGGACGGCGGCACCCTCGACTCCGTCCTCGCCCTCTTCGGCGTCCACACCGACCACGCCTGGCTCGGGACGCCGGTCTCCGCGAACACCTCCCTCGCGGGCGTCTCCGTCTGGCGCTACCTCGGGCTGAACTTCGTCCTGTTCCTCGGCGCGATCCAGTCCATCCCCGGCGAGCTGTACGAGGCGTCCGAGCTGGACGGCGCGAACCGCTGGCACCAGTTCCGGCACATCATCGCGCCCGGCATCAAACCGGTGCTGACGCTGACGGTCATCCTCTCGGTCTCCGGGTCCCTCGCCGCGTTCGAGATCCCGTACATCATGACCGGCGGCGCGACCGGCACGGAGACCTTCGTCATCCAGACCGTGAAGCTGGCCTTCCAGTTCAACAAGACGGGCCTCGCCTCGGCCTGCGCGGTGGTCCTCCTGCTCATCGTCCTCGCGGTCACCTGGATCCAGCGCCGGCTGGTCCCCGACGACAGGGTGGACCTCACATGA
- a CDS encoding ABC transporter substrate-binding protein, with amino-acid sequence MNRRTALAVAVGAALLAAGCTSTGSASKGADAEAPDDPAKVSGTITVLTQRTDLVQSGRMKKYADAFNQTYPKVKVEFQALTNYEAEVKIRMNTENYGDVLMIPAVIKKSDYPKFFASLGAVEERSEKFRFTGFTAVDGKVYGQAPIGVMPGFVYNKRIWREAGVTDWPTTPQAFLTALKAIKDKTDATPYYTNFAAQWTLSSWTSVNGAVHCDPKATDRLASGDPWAEGADLRVGDTLLHDIVKQGLAEKDPTTTNWELSKPQLAKGQIATQWLGTWAIVQFQDAAKQAGVNPDDIGFMPFPAQTGGKFCSTVSPDYNQAVNVHSKNKEAARAWIDWFTEKSGYDKDNLAISPLQNAPLPAVLKPYEDAGVKLIELDDTQGAKVKLIDNESEVGLYAPDYRLDLVDLARGARKGSLDDFLGDLSEKWTAAQKNVGP; translated from the coding sequence ATGAACCGCCGTACCGCCTTGGCCGTAGCCGTGGGAGCCGCCCTCCTCGCCGCCGGCTGCACCTCCACCGGATCCGCCTCGAAGGGCGCCGACGCCGAGGCGCCCGACGACCCCGCGAAGGTCTCCGGCACCATCACCGTCCTCACCCAGCGGACCGACCTGGTGCAGAGCGGGAGGATGAAGAAGTACGCGGACGCCTTCAACCAGACGTACCCGAAGGTGAAGGTCGAGTTCCAGGCGCTCACCAACTACGAGGCCGAAGTCAAGATCCGGATGAACACGGAGAACTACGGCGACGTCCTGATGATCCCGGCGGTCATCAAGAAGTCCGACTACCCGAAGTTCTTCGCCTCCCTCGGCGCCGTCGAGGAGCGGAGCGAGAAGTTCCGCTTCACCGGTTTCACGGCCGTCGACGGCAAGGTCTACGGGCAGGCCCCGATCGGCGTGATGCCCGGCTTCGTCTACAACAAGCGGATCTGGCGCGAGGCCGGCGTCACCGACTGGCCCACCACACCCCAGGCGTTCCTCACCGCCCTCAAGGCGATCAAGGACAAGACCGACGCGACCCCCTACTACACGAACTTCGCCGCCCAGTGGACGCTGTCCTCCTGGACCTCCGTCAACGGCGCCGTCCACTGCGACCCGAAGGCCACCGACAGACTCGCCTCGGGCGACCCCTGGGCCGAGGGCGCCGACCTGCGCGTCGGTGACACCCTGCTCCACGACATCGTCAAACAGGGCCTCGCCGAGAAGGACCCGACCACCACCAACTGGGAACTCTCCAAACCCCAGTTGGCCAAGGGCCAGATCGCCACCCAGTGGCTCGGCACCTGGGCCATCGTCCAGTTCCAGGACGCCGCCAAGCAGGCCGGCGTCAACCCCGACGACATCGGCTTCATGCCGTTCCCCGCGCAGACCGGCGGAAAGTTCTGCTCCACCGTCAGCCCCGACTACAACCAGGCCGTCAACGTCCACTCCAAGAACAAGGAGGCCGCCCGCGCCTGGATCGACTGGTTCACCGAGAAGTCCGGCTACGACAAGGACAACCTCGCGATCTCCCCGCTCCAGAACGCCCCGCTGCCCGCCGTCCTCAAGCCCTACGAGGACGCCGGAGTCAAGCTCATCGAACTCGACGACACCCAGGGCGCCAAGGTCAAACTGATCGACAACGAGTCCGAGGTCGGCCTCTACGCCCCCGACTACCGCCTCGACCTCGTCGACCTCGCCCGCGGCGCCCGCAAGGGCAGCCTCGACGACTTCCTCGGCGACCTCAGCGAGAAGTGGACGGCCGCCCAGAAGAACGTGGGGCCCTGA
- a CDS encoding glycoside hydrolase family 2 protein, with protein sequence MLQVAPLHDGWTLRHDGEALPAVVPGCVHTDLLAAGVIPDPFLGRNETEVAWVGRREWTYERDLVAEPNGHEQTDLVFDGLDTAAEIRIDGRLLGRVRNMHRSYRFDVTGMSGRLTVRFASAYAEAEAVRGKVGERPAAYAEPYQYLRKMACSFGWDWGPTLVTAGIWRPVRLERWETARIARVRPLVSVEQGAGVVELHVEVERSRVEAALAVEARVGGVRVRGAIDGTSGTVRLRVPDAALWWPRGYGEQPLYNVELTLLNGTRALDGWHRRIGFRTVGLDTSADAHGTGFTLVVNGERLFARGVNWIPDDVFPSRITRERYRRRLTQAAEAGVDLVRIWGGGIYESREFYDACDELGLLVWQDFPFACAAYPEEQPLRGEVEAEARENVVRLMPHPSLVLWNGNNENLWGFRDWGWEESLAGDSWGEGYYLGLLPRVVAELDPTRPYTAGSPWSGSWERHPNDPAHGTHHSWEVWNRLDHSAYLAEVPRFVAEFGWQAPPAWATLRRALPGEELAPDSPGVLHHQKADDGNGKLERGLAHHFALPGGDFDRWHYLTQVNQARAVATGVEHWRSHWPVCAGTVVWQLNDCWPVTSWSAIDGDGREKPLYHELRRLYADRLPTFQLRGGRLVLACVNQGAGQWRGRVSLRRMTVDGEVVARSEVPFTVGRRAVGEVAVERELVPDGAKEFLVADLDGLRALWFPVADREIPYPRPEFEVEVAPGEVTVTALTLVRDLLFQADRLGPGVRTDRGLVTLLPGERVTMGVSGWESPDAAAARAALYCQEPAR encoded by the coding sequence ATGCTTCAGGTCGCACCGCTGCACGACGGCTGGACCCTGCGGCACGACGGCGAGGCGCTTCCGGCGGTGGTGCCGGGCTGCGTGCACACCGATCTGCTGGCCGCCGGGGTGATCCCGGACCCCTTCCTCGGGCGGAACGAGACCGAGGTGGCGTGGGTCGGGCGGCGCGAGTGGACCTACGAGCGCGACCTCGTGGCGGAGCCGAACGGGCACGAGCAGACCGACCTCGTCTTCGACGGGCTCGACACCGCCGCCGAGATCAGGATCGACGGCCGGCTCCTGGGCCGGGTACGGAACATGCACCGCTCCTACCGGTTCGACGTGACCGGCATGAGCGGCCGGCTGACCGTGCGGTTCGCCTCCGCGTACGCCGAGGCGGAGGCCGTGCGGGGGAAGGTCGGCGAGCGGCCCGCCGCGTACGCCGAGCCCTACCAGTACCTCCGCAAGATGGCCTGCTCCTTCGGCTGGGACTGGGGGCCGACGCTGGTGACGGCGGGGATCTGGCGCCCGGTGCGGCTGGAGCGCTGGGAGACCGCCCGCATCGCGCGGGTGCGTCCCCTGGTGAGCGTCGAACAGGGCGCGGGCGTCGTCGAGTTGCACGTCGAGGTCGAGCGTTCCCGGGTCGAGGCCGCGCTCGCCGTCGAGGCCCGGGTGGGCGGTGTCCGGGTGCGCGGCGCGATCGACGGCACGAGCGGCACCGTGCGGCTGCGGGTGCCGGACGCCGCGCTGTGGTGGCCGCGCGGGTACGGCGAACAGCCGCTGTACAACGTGGAGTTGACGCTGCTGAACGGTACGCGGGCGCTGGACGGGTGGCACCGGCGGATCGGGTTCCGCACGGTCGGGCTGGACACCTCGGCGGACGCGCACGGCACCGGGTTCACGCTGGTCGTCAACGGGGAGCGGCTGTTCGCGCGGGGCGTGAACTGGATCCCGGACGACGTGTTCCCGTCCCGGATCACCCGCGAGCGCTACCGGCGGCGGCTCACGCAGGCCGCCGAGGCGGGCGTGGACCTCGTCCGGATCTGGGGCGGGGGGATCTACGAGAGCCGTGAATTCTACGACGCCTGCGACGAGTTGGGGCTGCTGGTGTGGCAGGACTTCCCGTTCGCGTGCGCCGCCTACCCGGAGGAGCAGCCGCTGCGGGGCGAGGTGGAGGCGGAGGCGCGGGAGAACGTGGTGCGGCTGATGCCGCATCCGTCGCTGGTGCTGTGGAACGGCAACAACGAGAACCTGTGGGGGTTCCGTGACTGGGGCTGGGAGGAGTCGCTGGCCGGGGACTCGTGGGGCGAGGGGTACTACCTGGGTCTACTGCCGCGTGTCGTCGCGGAGTTGGACCCCACGCGGCCCTACACGGCCGGCAGTCCCTGGTCGGGTTCGTGGGAGCGGCATCCTAACGACCCCGCGCACGGCACGCACCACTCGTGGGAGGTGTGGAACCGCCTCGACCACTCCGCCTACCTCGCCGAAGTCCCGCGTTTCGTCGCGGAGTTCGGCTGGCAGGCGCCGCCCGCGTGGGCGACGCTGCGGCGGGCGCTGCCCGGTGAGGAACTGGCGCCGGACTCCCCCGGTGTCCTGCACCACCAGAAGGCGGACGACGGCAACGGCAAGCTGGAACGCGGGCTCGCGCACCATTTCGCCCTGCCCGGCGGGGACTTCGACCGCTGGCACTATCTGACGCAGGTCAACCAGGCGCGGGCCGTGGCGACCGGCGTCGAGCACTGGCGCTCGCACTGGCCGGTGTGCGCGGGGACGGTCGTGTGGCAGCTCAACGACTGCTGGCCGGTGACGAGTTGGTCGGCGATCGACGGGGACGGGCGGGAGAAGCCGCTCTACCACGAGCTGCGCCGGCTGTACGCGGACCGGCTGCCGACGTTCCAACTCCGGGGTGGGCGGCTGGTGTTGGCGTGCGTCAACCAGGGGGCCGGGCAGTGGCGCGGGAGGGTGTCGCTGCGCCGGATGACCGTGGACGGGGAGGTGGTCGCCCGGTCCGAGGTGCCGTTCACCGTCGGGCGCAGGGCAGTCGGTGAGGTGGCCGTCGAACGGGAGCTGGTGCCGGACGGGGCCAAGGAGTTCCTGGTCGCCGACCTGGACGGGCTGCGGGCGCTGTGGTTTCCCGTCGCCGACCGTGAGATCCCGTATCCCCGGCCGGAGTTCGAGGTCGAGGTGGCGCCGGGCGAGGTGACGGTGACGGCGCTGACCCTCGTCCGGGACCTGCTGTTCCAGGCGGACCGGCTGGGGCCCGGGGTGCGCACGGACCGGGGGCTGGTGACGCTGCTGCCCGGGGAGCGGGTGACGATGGGGGTGAGCGGGTGGGAGAGTCCCGACGCCGCCGCCGCGCGTGCCGCGCTGTACTGCCAGGAGCCCGCTCGATGA
- a CDS encoding LacI family DNA-binding transcriptional regulator, with the protein MTSTSPRVTIKDVAARAGVSKGAVSLAFNHKPGLSEATRDRIFAAARELGWAPSLTARSLAGARVDVVGLAICRPARMLGLEPFYMEFVSGVESVIVEHSCSLLLRLVKSPEEEAGLLESWWRGRQIGGSILVDFRADDPRVAVAERLGMPVVAVGDPALTGALTAVWTDDAAAMREAVRYLAALGHRRIARVGGAAELGHTATRAAAFDAAARELGLAGARQVATDYSGEAGARATRSMLTSAERPTAIVYDNDIMAVAGLSVAQEMGVRVPADVSLLAWDDSQLCRLTHPTLSAMSHDVHGFGAEVARTLFGVILGEGAGSHPVATPVLTPRGSTAPPRP; encoded by the coding sequence ATGACGAGTACCAGTCCCCGCGTCACCATCAAGGACGTCGCCGCGCGCGCCGGTGTGTCGAAGGGGGCGGTGTCGCTCGCCTTCAACCACAAGCCGGGGCTGTCCGAGGCGACGCGGGACCGGATCTTCGCCGCCGCGCGGGAGCTGGGGTGGGCGCCGAGCCTGACGGCGCGTTCGCTCGCGGGGGCGCGGGTGGACGTCGTGGGGCTCGCGATCTGCCGGCCGGCGCGGATGCTGGGGCTCGAACCGTTCTACATGGAGTTCGTCTCCGGGGTGGAGAGCGTGATCGTCGAGCACTCCTGCTCGCTGCTGCTGCGGCTGGTGAAGTCGCCGGAGGAGGAGGCGGGGCTGCTGGAGTCGTGGTGGCGGGGGCGGCAGATCGGGGGGTCGATCCTCGTCGACTTCCGGGCGGACGATCCGCGGGTCGCCGTCGCCGAGCGGCTGGGGATGCCGGTAGTGGCCGTCGGGGACCCCGCGCTGACCGGGGCGCTGACGGCCGTGTGGACCGACGACGCGGCGGCGATGCGGGAGGCGGTGCGGTATCTCGCGGCGCTCGGGCACCGGCGGATCGCGCGGGTGGGGGGCGCGGCGGAGCTGGGGCACACGGCGACGCGGGCGGCGGCGTTCGACGCGGCGGCGCGGGAGCTGGGGCTCGCCGGGGCGCGGCAGGTGGCGACCGACTACTCCGGGGAGGCGGGGGCGCGGGCGACGCGGTCGATGCTGACGTCCGCCGAGCGGCCCACGGCGATCGTCTACGACAACGACATCATGGCGGTGGCCGGGCTGTCGGTGGCCCAGGAGATGGGGGTGCGGGTGCCGGCCGACGTGTCGCTGCTCGCCTGGGACGACTCGCAGCTGTGCCGGCTGACGCATCCGACGCTGTCGGCGATGAGCCATGACGTGCACGGGTTCGGGGCGGAGGTGGCGCGGACGCTGTTCGGGGTGATCCTGGGGGAGGGTGCCGGGTCGCATCCGGTGGCCACTCCGGTGCTGACGCCACGGGGGTCGACGGCGCCGCCACGGCCGTGA
- a CDS encoding thiolase family protein, with protein MPRTVRDVVFVDGVRTPFGKAGPKGIYHETRADDLVVKAIRELLRRNPGLDPKKIDEVAIAATTQIGDQGLTIGRTAGILAGLPQSVPGYSIDRMCAGALTAVTTVAGSVAFGAYDIAVAGGVEHMGRHPMGEGVDPNPRFVSEKLVDESALFMGMTAENLHDRYPQITKLRADEYAVRSQEKAAKAYANGKIQADLVPISVRRTNEEAGETGWGLVTADEPMRPGTTLENLSGLKTPFRVHGRVTAGNAAGLNDGATASLIASEDFARENGLPVKMRLVSYSFAGVEPEVMGYGPIPATEKALAQAGLSIEDIGLFEINEAFAVQVLAFLDHYGIADDDERVNQYGGAIAFGHPLASSGVRLMTQLARQFEEQPHVRYGLTTMCVGFGMGATVIWENPHFEGDK; from the coding sequence GTGCCTCGTACCGTCAGGGACGTCGTCTTCGTCGACGGCGTCCGCACCCCGTTCGGCAAGGCGGGCCCGAAGGGCATCTACCACGAGACCCGGGCCGACGACCTCGTCGTGAAGGCGATCCGGGAGCTGCTGCGCCGCAACCCCGGCCTGGACCCGAAGAAGATCGACGAGGTCGCGATCGCGGCGACCACACAGATCGGCGACCAGGGCCTGACCATCGGCCGCACGGCCGGCATCCTCGCGGGCCTCCCGCAGTCCGTGCCCGGCTACTCCATCGACCGCATGTGCGCGGGCGCCCTGACGGCCGTCACCACGGTCGCCGGCTCCGTCGCGTTCGGCGCGTACGACATCGCCGTCGCCGGTGGCGTCGAGCACATGGGCCGCCACCCGATGGGCGAGGGCGTCGACCCGAACCCGCGGTTCGTCAGCGAGAAGCTGGTCGACGAGTCGGCGCTGTTCATGGGCATGACCGCCGAGAACCTGCACGACCGCTACCCGCAGATCACCAAGCTGCGCGCGGACGAGTACGCGGTGCGCTCGCAGGAGAAGGCCGCGAAGGCGTACGCGAACGGCAAGATCCAGGCCGACCTGGTTCCGATCTCCGTCCGCCGCACGAACGAAGAGGCCGGTGAGACGGGCTGGGGCCTGGTCACCGCCGACGAGCCGATGCGCCCGGGGACGACCCTGGAGAACCTGTCCGGCCTGAAGACCCCCTTCCGGGTGCACGGCCGGGTCACCGCGGGCAACGCGGCCGGTCTGAACGACGGCGCGACCGCGTCCCTCATCGCGTCCGAGGACTTCGCGCGCGAGAACGGCCTGCCGGTCAAGATGCGCCTGGTCTCCTACTCTTTCGCGGGTGTGGAGCCGGAGGTCATGGGCTACGGCCCGATCCCGGCCACCGAGAAGGCGCTCGCGCAGGCGGGGCTGTCCATCGAGGACATCGGCCTGTTCGAGATCAACGAGGCGTTCGCCGTCCAGGTCCTCGCCTTCCTGGACCACTACGGCATCGCGGACGACGACGAGCGCGTCAACCAGTACGGCGGCGCGATCGCCTTCGGCCACCCGCTGGCCTCCTCCGGCGTCCGTCTGATGACGCAGCTGGCCCGCCAGTTCGAGGAGCAGCCACACGTCCGCTACGGCCTGACGACCATGTGCGTCGGCTTCGGCATGGGCGCGACCGTCATCTGGGAGAACCCGCACTTCGAGGGGGACAAGTGA
- a CDS encoding 3-hydroxyacyl-CoA dehydrogenase NAD-binding domain-containing protein, producing the protein MSTTAELLKGAAELFPDEVVTSAHVRHFDLPFGAGRFALITLDNGLDHTKPTTFGPASLANLNTALDQVEAEAAAGDIVGVGVTGKPFIFAVGADLKGVELLKEWDHAYAIGKGGHDVFKRLATLAVPTFAYYNGAAMGGGVEVGLHCRYRTVSKAIPAFSLPEVFLGLVPGWGGCTLLPNLIGAENAVSVIVENSLNQNKQLKGQQVFDLGIADAIFEGADFLEQSLIWTASVLKGDVKVERPAVDRGEAWDQAVAKGRAFADSKVHGAAPAAYRALDIVAAAKDGDLQAGYDAEDKALADLIMGGELRAGIYAFNLVQKRGKRPAGAPDKSLARPVTKVGVVGAGLMASQLALLFLRRLEVPVVLTDIDQERVDKGVGYVHAEIDKLLGKGRINQDKANRLKALVTGVLDKAEGFSDADFVIEAVFEEIGVKQQVFAEVEAVAPAHAILATNTSSLSVTEMASKLKHPERVVGFHFFNPVAVLPLLEIVRGEQTDDAALATAFGVAKKLKKTAVLVKDAPAFVVNRILTRFMGEVQNVIDEGTPVEVAEKAVEPLGLPMSPLVLLELVGPAIGLHVSETLHGAFPDRFTVSPNLKAVVEAGKRGFYVYRPENGFKPELDPEVAALLKQGTDVLTEEQVRARVLEAVAQEIGLMLDEGVVAEAQDIDLCLITGAGWPFHLGGITPYLDREGVSEKVNGKKFLAAGAASVPA; encoded by the coding sequence GTGAGCACCACCGCTGAGCTGTTGAAGGGTGCGGCCGAGCTGTTCCCCGACGAGGTCGTCACGTCGGCGCACGTGCGCCACTTCGACCTCCCCTTCGGCGCGGGCCGCTTCGCGCTGATCACGCTGGACAACGGCCTCGACCACACCAAGCCGACCACGTTCGGCCCGGCGTCGCTGGCGAACCTGAACACGGCGCTCGACCAGGTCGAGGCGGAGGCCGCGGCCGGCGACATCGTCGGCGTCGGCGTCACCGGCAAGCCGTTCATCTTCGCGGTCGGCGCCGACCTCAAGGGCGTCGAGCTGCTGAAGGAGTGGGACCACGCCTACGCGATCGGCAAGGGCGGCCACGACGTCTTCAAGCGCCTCGCGACCCTCGCGGTGCCGACGTTCGCGTACTACAACGGCGCGGCCATGGGCGGCGGCGTCGAGGTCGGGCTGCACTGCCGGTACCGGACCGTCTCCAAGGCGATCCCGGCGTTCTCGCTGCCCGAGGTCTTCCTCGGCCTCGTGCCCGGGTGGGGCGGCTGCACGCTGCTGCCGAACCTGATCGGCGCGGAGAACGCCGTCTCGGTGATCGTCGAGAACAGCCTCAACCAGAACAAGCAGCTCAAGGGGCAGCAGGTCTTCGACCTCGGGATCGCCGACGCGATCTTCGAGGGCGCGGACTTCCTGGAGCAGTCGCTGATCTGGACGGCGTCCGTCCTCAAGGGCGACGTCAAGGTCGAGCGGCCGGCCGTCGACCGCGGTGAGGCGTGGGACCAGGCCGTCGCCAAGGGGCGGGCCTTCGCCGACTCCAAGGTGCACGGCGCGGCCCCGGCCGCCTACCGGGCGCTGGACATCGTCGCCGCCGCGAAGGACGGCGACCTCCAGGCCGGGTACGACGCCGAGGACAAGGCGCTCGCCGACCTGATCATGGGCGGGGAACTGCGCGCCGGGATCTACGCGTTCAACCTCGTGCAGAAGCGCGGCAAGCGGCCCGCCGGGGCGCCGGACAAGTCGCTGGCGCGTCCGGTCACCAAGGTCGGTGTCGTCGGCGCCGGTCTGATGGCCTCGCAGCTCGCGCTGCTGTTCCTGCGCCGCCTCGAGGTGCCGGTCGTGCTGACCGACATCGACCAGGAGCGCGTCGACAAGGGTGTGGGCTACGTCCACGCCGAGATCGACAAGCTGCTCGGCAAGGGCCGGATCAACCAGGACAAGGCCAACCGGCTCAAGGCCCTGGTCACCGGCGTCCTCGACAAGGCCGAGGGCTTCTCCGACGCCGACTTCGTCATCGAGGCCGTGTTCGAGGAGATCGGCGTCAAGCAGCAGGTGTTCGCCGAGGTCGAGGCGGTCGCCCCGGCGCACGCGATCCTCGCGACCAACACCTCCTCGCTGTCGGTCACCGAGATGGCGTCGAAGCTGAAGCACCCCGAGCGGGTCGTCGGCTTCCACTTCTTCAACCCCGTCGCCGTGCTGCCGCTCCTGGAGATCGTGCGCGGCGAGCAGACGGACGACGCGGCCCTCGCGACCGCGTTCGGCGTCGCCAAGAAGCTGAAGAAGACGGCCGTCCTCGTCAAGGACGCGCCCGCGTTCGTCGTCAACCGCATCCTCACCCGGTTCATGGGCGAGGTGCAGAACGTCATCGACGAGGGCACGCCGGTCGAGGTCGCCGAGAAGGCCGTCGAGCCGCTGGGCCTGCCGATGTCGCCGCTGGTCCTCCTCGAGTTGGTCGGCCCCGCCATCGGTCTGCACGTCTCCGAGACCCTGCACGGCGCCTTCCCGGACCGCTTCACCGTCTCCCCCAACCTCAAGGCGGTCGTCGAGGCGGGCAAGCGCGGCTTCTACGTCTACCGCCCGGAGAACGGCTTCAAGCCGGAGCTTGACCCCGAGGTCGCCGCCCTCCTCAAGCAGGGCACCGACGTCCTCACCGAGGAACAGGTCCGCGCCCGCGTCCTCGAAGCCGTGGCCCAGGAGATCGGGCTCATGCTGGACGAAGGTGTCGTCGCCGAGGCCCAGGACATCGACCTCTGCCTCATCACCGGCGCCGGCTGGCCCTTCCACCTGGGCGGCATCACGCCGTACCTCGACCGCGAGGGCGTCTCCGAGAAGGTGAACGGCAAGAAGTTCCTGGCGGCGGGGGCGGCGTCGGTTCCGGCGTAA